aacaaaaccttaCCCCTTCTTTAAACTTCTGTAAATACGGGGTTTAATCACTCAACCACATGCTTAAACTCTTGATGCAGAGTCTCTAACAGAGCTTTAGCAAAGTCTGTTAACTGCcttaaaaacacagtaagaGTGTGAGCTGTCTTACCTTTAAACGTTgtcagttgtggttttatggggagTTCCTTGCTGTAACCGTTTCTTGGTGATGGCTGGTCACCAAGGTCACTCACATGAGAGTATTCAAGATCAGTCTTTTTTTATCCAACTCTTGACAAAAAATTGAGtgagcacatttcccaaaatgtcaaaatgtttaaattgcTTGCCCTGCTGATTACTTCCCAAATTGCACAGTAGTTGAGTGCTCTTCATTTTGTCACCAACATAAATTTGATTGTGCCTGTAGATCCGTTCTATCCTCTCAAGGAGATTACCAACACCAAGCACCGGCTCTAATCCAACAACtgtaagtgattttttttaaaatccccaAACAATTTCAGGTTTTCTTTGTATATTAATGCATCCTACCTGCAGTTGGATAGACATACTCGTTAAATGCTACagaaatattacattaaatGCTGCAAACATTTTCCTgcactttattttacattatgcTCATTTGTTTCTACTATAGAGTACAAGTGGTGGTGTTTCCTCTTTCACTGGAATAAATTTGATAAGTCGACTTCGTGGAAGAAGATGTAAGTTGTTTCACATTAAGCAGCTTTCCTGCTTACTTGAGTCAGTTATTTTACCaaacaatttgttgtttgtcttaCAGATATGTACCATGTTTCACAAGCCGCAAACTCGAGCAGCAGTGGTGCATCGGAGTCATTTGTCCATATCTGAATCAGTGCAACAATCTGTACacttacatttatttcattaattcatAAGATTTGTCAGGTATTATAAGAAttttcagaaaataatcagaaactGATTATGTATGAGTTTAAGTTCACTGGGATAATAATGTAAATAGTGTTGAAAAACAACTTGATATGTTGTGAAATCAGGAAATTGTGTGgtattaaacaaaaaacattaaaagatgaATGGTAATGTCAATGTTCTCATTTCTAGAATGAAAAACTTTGGAAAAATAAGTGTGATATGTCTAAAATGTAAAGTTCTCTGACACAATATTCTGAATGAAACTGTGAAATGGTATTTGTGAACAGCTGCAAGTTGCTGCTAGCTGCAGCTGATAAATGAAGTATGATGTCTAGTGCTTCTGTGTTTGGTAATACTTGGATCATGCACAAAAGCCAGAGTAGTTACAAAGGAACCAGCATCTGGTTTTTGATGAATGGTTATTGCTGAATGACTTAATTATTAATGACACAATTATTGACTATACATACTCATAAGTCCGCTCAGTTGATGAAGACACTAACAACTTAGTGTACACTAACAactcagatttgtgtgtgtaccttATTTCAAAGTGTCACCACAGTTTGAAGCTGAAATCAATAACTTAGTTACAAAGGTTATAATTTTAGGTTATTTGTGTTGTGAAAAAAAGTGATTAATCTTTAGTTAGGTAATGTTTTGTTCAAAAATATAAACtccgtaatttccggactattgagcgcacctgactataagccgcacccactaaatttaaaaaggaaaaaaaaaaagtacatatacaggccacacttgtctataagccgcaggtgtctaaatggTTTTGtggcatgaagctcgttagcccgtaaaaatctataaattagccgcatcattgtttaagctgcaaagttcaaagcgtgtgaaaaaagtagcggcttatagtccggaaattacggtataCCTGTTTAGATTAATGATTATTTATAAAGATCTCTAATGCTGCCTGGCAGCTGGCTGCAGTATGGGTCTAACACTCTGCCTCCTCTAAAGTTAATGAATGGGACACAAaccaaactgaaccaaaacatcAAAGCACACAACAGATAATTCTGTTCCAAAGATGGTTTCTGTTGAATCTTAAATATGCTGATTCATGTTCAAGTGTCCATTTTACTTTTAAGTTggttttaattagttatttgaTGCTATAAAAAGTGTGTAACTTCATGGTTGAGAGTCTGGGATATTTTAGCTTAATTTTTGTTCAGTGGGAGGAAGTGTAGGCAGATTGAAATAAATGAGGTGCATCATATGATAAAACCTTAATTTATGAATGTGTACCACCGGGAAATCAGTCTCAGCTGAGAGCTAGCCACTTAGCTAGACACTCACATccaataaattacattttgttaaaGTCCTGTAATAAAATCACGGCACGTAggatttcattcattcattcatgcattatCCGTACCACCACCATCTGTActgttaagggtcacaggggggctggagcctatcacAGCTGACTTTGGGTGAGcggcggggtacaccctggactgATCGCTAGTCCATTGCATGGCTATATCAGATTTGTGTCAGCAAATCTCTTTTGCTCATTGGTGTGAAAAGGTAGATCAAATCAATAGTCTGTTAGCTTAACAGCAGCCACAATACTTAATAAATGCAGTTCTGGAGGTTCTGCCTTCTTTTTTGTattgaaaacataatttcagtGACCACATTAGTAAAGTTCATGTCTTTATCATTGACCCAAGTCGGTCCGATACAGCAACAGGCAGGGAATAGGAAAAAATTCAAGAACCAAAAAATGAGGCAAGATCACAAATCATGGAATCACACACAAGAGGAATTCTGgaaagcaataaaaatgtaGCAGGAATCGACTGCCCCTTATTTACTTCCGCTTGTTAACAAACCAGCACTCCAGGGCACCTTATAAAGGGACGAGGCGCCCttcttgcccccccccccttgctCGTTGGCCTCGCGACCGCTTCCTTCTGGGTTGTCTTGCTTCCGTCTCCGGCCTCCTCTAGCAGGTAATGTAGCAGTGGCTGCCTCGGTTGTGTTGTAAGGCATGGCACAATTCACCATTGATCACCGCTCATTTCATCTGACTACAGCTGATGTCAGTCCCTTTactgtgtagtttgttttgattttctgttttattcttttggttttccttacttcctgtttgtgttcattttaggtgtcttgtcttcccctgtgTGTGATTGCCCCATtgatttcacctgtgtctcattatctcctcccctcctgtgtATATAAGCCTGTTTCCccagtgtgtctttgtcagattGTCTGTGTCCTAGTGTGTAGCTTTCTGGTGTTTTCCCTGTGATTAGTTCTTCGTGATTTTGACCAAGTTTGTTTCTTGAGACCCGATTTTTGCCTTGCAATTTTGTACTTCTGCCTGCCTTCACTTATTCTTGTGAATAAACCGCCTCACCTCATCCTACTGTCTCGGGTCTGCTCTGTGGGTccagttttgtctgtctgactctgacagCTGATTGGGTTGCGGTGGTGTGCTGGTGTAGTATCTGACAAgctgtgtgtgctctctgcCATCTATTAGGGTtccatttttcatatttttcattgtcttttgttttattgtttgttattgGGGTTATTTTCTGAGTTGGgatgatttgtgttgtgtttctgttgcatttgtgttatttcatttttccagtAAGTAATTTTGGTATATCTGGATTATTTTAGGTAATTTGGTTAggttatttgtattttgatatTAATTTGTATTGTGTTAATTggttctttttatttattccccCCCACCACACTAGTAAGCCTCAGCTCTGATTAGTCTTCCCTCCCACCTtgttatagtgtgtgtgtgtgtgtgtggcagtgttaGTGATTTATCTATTtgtaataaagttttttttttttttttttttttttacctggaaCCACATCTCCCTGCCTATTTGTAGGATGGGACTGGGCACCTTATGGGCTCTACCGTCACCAGTTCATAATTCTCTGGGTGAAATTCCCAGGGTGGTGGTGTCTGGTTGCTTTCCAGTCATAGGCCCCTTTTGTAtcgccacacaaacacaatgtagaacaaaaaaaatcttgcagGGAACCGAGGGAGTGTGTACACAGGCCTATCTCTAGCTCCTGGTTAAGTCTTTCTGTGTTTCCGTTTGACTGGGGATAGCAGCCAGTGGAAAGGCTTACAGTGGTGCTGATGAGCAAGCAAACCATCTTTCAGAATCTAGAAATGAACCTACTCAGACACCACATCTCTTGAAAAATTATGCAGATGAAACACTTGAGAAAGTATAACTTCTGCCAGTTCCTCAGTAGAGGGCAGCTTGGGCAGAGGAATGAAGTGAACTGTGAGGCTTGGAGATCCAGGGAGGTGTCTGACCAGGGGCAATTCAGAACAGGCAGAGGGCGCAGGAGATCAAATGGCGGGGACGCAACATCTTGTTCCTTGCACAGAAAGACAGGCTGCCACATACTCGCCAACTTGTTTCTCCAGAAATGTTGTCTAATGAGGAAGCATGTCTGGGTGATGCCACAGTGACAAGCAATGAAGAAGTGAGCAGAGATCAGGAAGAACAAACTACTGGTTCGGAGGACAGCCGTCCAGTATTAAGGTATTCATCTACTGCGTGTCTGACCTGCTCCACAATCTCCAAAGTGACCACTCCCACCACAGAAGACTGTATGATTACGGACAGGCTGATCAGAGGGGACACGAAAGTGCATCAGGCTTAATGTCACATTAGCCTGGGCGGTATGAGGGAATGAAATTGAACAATTGAAAGGCGGTGTTGACCCTTGCTTGCCTAGAGTTTTACAGATTTTCATGATTAGTCCAGTCCAGGAAAAGATGCTCCACCCCCTTCAGCCAGTAACACCACTCCTCAAGTGCTACTTTGACCACCAGGAGTTCTCCATCACCCACGTCATAGTTTTTCTCCTCCGACTGTTTCCAAGAGAAAATGCATATGGATGGAGCTTCTTGTCCCTGGACGGCATTGTGACAAAACAGCTCCATTGCCAGCATCCAAAGCATTCACCTCTACAAGAAACTAGAGACAGGGGTCCAGAAGAGTGAGGCTAGGTACAGGTGAAACTGGTCTTAAGTTTCTGGAAAGACAGCTCTGCCTGGGGAGACCACTGGAACTTGACATTAGGTCAGAGCATGAAGGGGAGTATTAACAACTGAAGTTTATGATGAAGTATCTATAAAAGTTAGCAAAGCCTATAAACTGTTGCAGAAAACATGAACTAGTGAGGAGTGCTGGACATGATGATTCAAACTTCCTGTCGCAATTACAATATAAGTGGGGCGGCACAGTGGTACGCCTCACAGtgagaaggttctgggtttgaaccccagtttgcatgttctccctgtgcctgggttggttctctctgggtactctgcTTCCCCACCTCCAAGACATGCACGTTagattaattggtgactctaaattgccttaGGTGTgatgtgattggttgtttgtctatatgtgttaGCCCTGCGATGAACTGGTGAgccatacagggtgtaccctgcctcttgcccaatgtcagctgggataggctccagcccccctgcgacccttcacggataagcagtatagataatggatgaatgaatgacaatataagtaatcaacaacaaaaaatttgTTAAAGGTGTGGCTAAAGTGAACACAATTTAACATTCTGGGGCAGAAAAggagacattttgttttcttgtattCAGCGTTCTTGCAAAATTGTCAAAACAAagaatttttacatttactttaaacAAAATGATCAAAGAACTTATTTAGTATTATAATATTAAGTATTATGAGCAAAAGACCGTTCAATAATTCTTTAAAAGTCAGTTTGAAGCCTCGCTTGTGTGTTAGGGCAGAACCTTCTAACATAAAGCTGATATATTAATAATgtttacaaagacaaaaaaaaagatgtacaCCTGTATTCACCATACAGATGCAGTGTCTGCAGAATGATAATAGctgaataaatacagtaaatgagaTATATGGATCCTTGTGGTTATTAACTTATATGCATTAATCCATGATTTTTTTGCAAACAGAGGAGCAACACCAAAACACATTATGTACTCGTCAGGGGTTGTCTGTATACTGTGTTGTACACAAAGATACTGTATGCATACTACAAAGAAAAATTGTATATAAATATTAACTGTGTTAATCTTTAGTAGTATGTGAGCTCTTCAAATGAGTCAAAACAGCTTAGAGTTAGAAAAATCACCTTGGAATATTTTCGCAGTAATGATCATTCTAAAAGCAGACCGAAACCAGCTGTAAAAGAAAGCGTAAACACATGGATTGAGCATTGAATTTGACCATCCAAGCCACTTAAATGTTTCAATTACAGGAACCGGTATCGTATAATTGCTCAAAGGCAGAAAGgtgatgcaaagaaaaaaaggagtccaacacatgaaaaaaaccCCCATCACAATAGCCAGAGTTTTAGTTGCCTTTCTCTCCGTCTTACTGACAGTTGCTtcagtctttgttgtgttctggATGCTGTGTGCCTGTCTCCGTGCTACCATCAAAATCTTTAGGTAGATGGTGGACATTATGATAGCAGGGAggtaaaaaacaaatacaactcctgtagttgttgtagtttcAAGGAAACGTGTAGTCTGAATTAAAGCACACCCGCTGATATATTGTTCTTGGTTCAGTCCCACGACTGTGACACCGATTCCAGTTACAGCAGAAATAGTCCAGCTCACCAGGATCATGATCACAACAactctgacatttattttaattctgtacctcagaggctgacacactgcataatATCTGTCTACAGAAATAAAGCACAAGTTCAAAATAGAAGAAGTGCAcaataacaaatcaaaactgCCTCGTACCTTACAGAGATAATCTTCAAGACACCCATATGAACCTACAGAGAGTATCACGCTAAAAGGCAAAACTACAACTCCTACTAAcaggtcagccacagccagagagagaataagatagTTTGTAGGAGTGTGGAGCTGTTTAAAGTAAATGATGGAGATTATTACAAGAAGATTTCCACACATTATAAGAACTGATAGAGAGCCAacacaaatacataataaatatgaaGTGGTGACTGCAGTTATGTCAGGCACATTTGATGATTCATTACATTTAGGTTTATCCTCAACAACATCAGCCCTGTTCATAAAGAATTTAGACATATAAGCATAAAATGGACACAAATATTCAAAGCAGtataaagatttttttagtGCTCTGTATGTTTCATACCATGCCAATGAATCCTGGTTTGTGCCTCTGTAGTGATGAATGTCCTGAGTCTCTGTGCTGATGTGAAGTACTTTAGGATTATATTCAATACTCTTGGCTCATTAGCATATTAAACAGAAGAGAATGGAaggatggattgatggatgcAGAGCTGTTGCTTTGCTATATGCGGACTATGCAAATGCATAGGGCCCTACTAGCCACTAGGGGGCCTCAAAGCTGAATGTTCAGTCTCATCTGAGGAGAATTAAAATTACCTGTCTTTATCCCTTATATGCTTAATATAAATGTAGGATATAAGAATAGAATAAGTCGCAGTGATAAACTGTGGCTAGTGTTTTTGTGGCataattaaatcaaaatcaTTGGACTCCACTGTTATGCAGTGACGTCCGCCATCAGGTATAATGGGAATGACTGACAGGTACCCATTATTGCATATAAGTTTGTCCTCAACAACATCAGCCAGTATGTGAGACTGATGTGGTcctggaaacagaaacagagtcaGGGAGGCTGGATGAGAAATCAGAGGAGGGAGTTAAAGTTGAGGTTTCCTTTGGTTTAATCCCAAAATCTAGCCACTGAGATTTCACCTGTGCAGGACTGTGAGAATGAATCAGTAAGCTCTAGGTCTGAACTGAAAGAAGACAAGGTGCTTGTGCTTGATCAGGAAGATGCAGAGCATGTTGAGCTTGACTCCAGATCTAAAACAGATCCTGAGTGAAGACTCTGGCCTCCGATACCTGCTCCTCAAAGGAATAGAAGAGTAAATGCAGGCACTCACCCAAACCCACATCACCTGTAATATGTATTGCTTGAATGACTTTAAAGATGTCTGTCATGATGAAGACATGACAAAGACAGGAGGCCAAAACATATggttaatgaaaaatgaaattttgtCAGATCACATTTGAGTTCCACATTTAAAAGCAGATATTCTCTCTCCTTTAGCTTTGTACTCACATCTCCTCTAAAGTGTCAAAGCACAGAATGAAAATTTTATCTGTATATGGTCACTGAAATGTGATAATTATGCCAGATGACAATTCTGCCAGATCATATCTGAGATGCACACTCACaagcaaatattttctctccttaAGCTTGTGTTCACAGCCTCTTCTAAAGTGTCAAAGCAGAGCGAGAAAGAGAACTTTTACTTTAGATCTTGTTGAACAGTGAAGTTATCCTTCTTGACAATTTTGCAGATATCCCTGATTTATGAATATCATTCAAACAGATAAACTCCCTTTTTAGTTATTCCATTACCAAATCAAGCAAATAATTCCCTTTATGTCCATTTGAaggcttgtttgtgtgttacagcaGCACCTTCCTCAATCAGGCTCAAAGACTAATGAACTCATAACActtagacagacacaaatatttaaagatGTACTCTTCTATTCAATATATGGATGCAGTGTCTGCAGAATGGCGAGAACTGAATAAATATAGTCAATGAGATACACAATGAGATATATGGATTCTTATGGATATTTATTCATAGAAATAAGTTCATCATATTGTTGCAAACAGAGGAACAACACCAAGTCAACACATTATACAGAATGAAAATTTGtatgagatgaagaggagataTGTTAGAGATTTTGATCTTTAGTGCCACACTTCAATAGTGACATGTCAGCTATTCAAATAATGAGTCACAACAGCTTAGAGTTAGAAAAATCACCCTGAAATATTTTCGCAGTAATGATCATTCTAAAAGCAGACCGAAACCAGCTGTAAAAGAAAGCGTAAACACATGGATTGAGCATTGAATTTGACCATCCAAGCcacttaaatgttttaattagagAAGTCGGTATTGTGTAATTGCTCAAAGGGTGAAAAgtcatacaaagaaaaaaaggagtcCAACAAATGAGAAAAACCCCCATCACTATAGCCAGAGTTTTAGTTGCCTTTCTTTCCATCTTACTGACAGTTGCTCCAGTCTTTGTTGTGCTCTGGATGCTTCGTGCCTGCCTCCATGCTACCATCAAAATCTTTAGGTAGATAGTGAACATTATGAGAGCAGGGAGGTAAAATCCAAATACAACTCCAATAATTGATGAACTTGTATTTTGAAATGAAGCACAGCTCCTGTTATATTGTCCTTGCCTCAGTCCCATAATTGTGACACCAGTTCCAAGTAGAGCAGAAACAGTCCAGCTCACCAGGATCATGATCACGACAACACggacatttattttaattctgtacctcagaggctgacacactgcataatATCTGTCTACAGAAATAAAGCACAAGTTCAAAATAGAAGAAGTGCACAGTAACAAATCAAGGCTACCTCGTACCTTACAGAGTACATCTTTAAGCCACCAGTATGAGCCTACAGATATTATCAGACTAAAAGGCAAAACTACAACTCCTACTAACAGGTCAgtcacagccagagagagaataagatagtttgtaggagtgtggagctgtttgaagtaaatgatGGAGATTATTACAAGAAGGTTTCCACACATTATAAGAACTGATAGAgaaccaacaaaaacacaaaataaatatgaagtGGTGACTGCAGTTATGTCAGGCACATTTGCTGTTTCATTATAAAGTTTGTCCTCAACAACATCAGTCACATTTATAAAGAATTTAGGCTCCATGCATAAATGATCATTGATTCTGAGATACCtgcatttacaaaataaagacataagCATAAAAGAGACATAAACAAGCACATAATTTTCTGTAATGCTCTGAATGTTTCACATCATACCATTCAGTCCTGGTGTGTACATCTGCAGTAATAGGTGTCCTTAGTCTCTGTGCAGATGAGCAGTATTGTAGGATGAGATTTAATCTTCTGGGCTCATTAGCATATCATCATTATGTCATCATCATTATGTCAGTGTGATGAGTAATCATACTACTccttgtgtatgtgcatatgtgtgcttAACATCCATAGTTGATACAGTTTTAGCATTTTAAGCTTCCTCTtctaaattatttaatttaatatttaattatgtGACCAGTCAAACAATAACATTAATACTTCAAAAGGTTTAAACAGCTTCTTTTAATTCAGGGGGTGACCAAACCTAGATTATGAGTgtaatttcaaaaatatttattaccagcaaccaaaataataaaaaaaggaacGTGCTGTTGTGATGGGTGTTGAGGGAAGCTGGCATCCCAGTGCCATCAGCTCTAGCTATTCTAAGCTGCTGTGGTTGGAGGAACAAGGTGATGGGGGCACTGGCATCATGGTGCCAGAAGCTTCAACTGTTACAAGGTTATATTCAAGGTAATAAACCCCTTTTTATCTCCATTTTGTATCCAAATGCACCCAAAAGAAAATAATCCAGgcactgattaaaaaaagaaaatgtcattttatcatgaaaaaaaatccttatcAGTCAGTTTGAAGACTTGCTGGGTAGGACCTTCAGTAAAGTTGAAAGACTTTAGTTAATTTAAAGATGTATGCCTGTATTCATCATACAGATGCATTGTCTGCAGTCTGAATAAATACGGTAAAGGAGATATGCAATGAAGTATATGGATCCCTGTTGATATATATTTGTAGACATTAATGAAATTGCTACAAACAGAGGAGCAAGTCAACATGTTATATACTGTTCAATATGTTGTCTatacactgtttgtgtgtgtacgtgtttgtAAATGCAGATGCTGCGTGTATAgtacagtgacattttgagcAGAGGAGCCACACTAAgttaaaatatttgtgtgtttaaaatgtcagattttagTCTTTAGTGACACGTCAGCTATTCAAATAATGAGTCACAGCAACTTAGAATTAGAAACATCACTTTGAATTATCTTTCCAGTAATGATCATTCTAAAAGCTGACCGAAACCAGCTGTAAAACAAAGCATAAACACATGGATTGAGAAGTGAATTTGACCATCCAAGCCACTTAAATGTTCTAATTAATGGAAGTGGTGTTCTGTAATTGCTCGAGTGTGGTATGGAGTTATAGTTTTGAGGCAAAACTACAACTCCTACTAACAGGTCAgtcacagccagagagaggatgaggtagtttgtaggagtgtggagctgtttgaagtaaatgatGGAGATTATTGCAAGAAGGTTTCCACATATTATAAGAACTGATGAagagcaaacaaaaatacatattaGTAAATactacataaatacatatattcgataaatctgtgttttgtgtctttatttatgcataatttatcatcaaaataatgTTTACTGTCTTCTGATTAATGAAATTCATGGCAGCCATATTGACTGTGTAAACAATCAATGGGTACATGGCGGATCCCCGATTTACAGACATTACTTACTATGCTTATGCTATGTCATTAGCATTTAGAGATCTAATTTAGCATGAATTTACACTTCAGAGGTAAAATAATGTGCCAAGATAGTAATCTGAAAGCAGCTGATCAGTTGCTTACAAAGGATACGGCCGCCAATGTGCGGCACTGCCTGCAAAAACGAACGACGGAGTTTTTCGAGATTTTGAATATAGAGGCTTTGGAGACAAAGGGGACTatattttgaacagttttgtgcCCCGGgagtgcagtgtgtgcatgaTGTAGCTCTCTGCCTGATCCTGGTCAGAAACAATGGAACAGAGTGGcccaagtgaaaaaaaaaacaagtggacTAACagacataaatgtaaatatttctgcctATGTATGCAGTAGAGACTTCATTTTTACTTGAGACCTTGGGCTACATGAATTTAGACTCCAAACACTTGCACATAGTTTTcttctgttgaaaaatgaatacaatttaatacatttttgttttgttttattttttcttttcgGTTTATGGTCTTAGAACTATATTCAAATAGCCCaggttgtgctgaaaaaaatgatatCAGTTACTTGCTTGTATCTTACAGTATTGGATTTATACAGTTCTTTAAATAGTAAGAGGTCTGAGGCACAAGTACATTGACAAAAGTGGCCTAGATCTCAGAGGGTTAATGCACATTTCCTCATTAAGTGGGAGTTTACTGGGGCGAGTgttagtgcatgtgtgttagtgCAAAGTTAGAGGACAACATGTTGGGTTTTTTGTTGACTTTCgccaaggatttctccagtttaACTGTGAGCTTCCCTGGTTGCACCTTGTTGGTGCGGAGCAGAGGATTTCTTTAACTTAACCATGAGTTTGACTAGCTGCACTGTCGTTGCGTGGAGGAGAGGACTTcttgaactgaactgagagTCACTGGGGGTGcaggagcctatcccagctgtcactggatgACAGGCGGGGtgcaccctgtacagatcgccagtccatcacagggccaacacatagagacaaacaaccattcacactctaattcacacctacaggcaacttagagtcaccagttaacctgtatgtgtttagactgtgggaggaagctggagaacatgcaagctccacacagaaaagcccagggCCCAAACCGaggctcaaacccagaaccttcttgctgtgaggcaataGTGCTAATCACCGTACCACAGTGCAGACCAAGCACATGAACTTCCATGAATAATATCAAAACATGCTGTTACTGTGTCCTCGCCttgtaaataaaactgttacCTCACAGTTCTGTTGCCGTAAGGGACCAGCGGACTACTAACTGCTATTT
The Lates calcarifer isolate ASB-BC8 unplaced genomic scaffold, TLL_Latcal_v3 _unitig_4671_quiver_767, whole genome shotgun sequence DNA segment above includes these coding regions:
- the LOC108901797 gene encoding trace amine-associated receptor 1-like; protein product: MVLIMCGNLLVIISIIYFKQLHTPTNYLILSLAVADLLVGVVVLPFSVILSVGSYGCLEDYLYRYYAVCQPLRYRIKINVRVVVIMILVSWTISAVTGIGVTVVGLNQEQYISGCALIQTTRFLETTTTTGVVFVFYLPAIIMSTIYLKILMVARRQAHSIQNTTKTEATVSKTERKATKTLAIVMGVFFMCWTPFFLCITFLPLSNYTIPVPVIETFKWLGWSNSMLNPCVYAFFYSWFRSAFRMIITAKIFQGDFSNSKLF
- the LOC108901798 gene encoding trace amine-associated receptor 1-like is translated as MYTPGLNVLIMCGNLLVIISIIYFKQLHTPTNYLILSLAVTDLLVGVVVLPFSLIISVGSYWWLKDVLYRYYAVCQPLRYRIKINVRVVVIMILVSWTVSALLGTGVTIMGLRQGQYNRSCASFQNTSSSIIGVVFGFYLPALIMFTIYLKILMVAWRQARSIQSTTKTGATVSKMERKATKTLAIVMGVFLICWTPFFLCMTFHPLSNYTIPTSLIKTFKWLGWSNSMLNPCVYAFFYSWFRSAFRMIITAKIFQGDFSNSKLL